Within Sorangiineae bacterium MSr11367, the genomic segment GAGGGCGGTATTTCGCACTTCTTCGTCAACCCGGGCCCGGCCGGTCCGCCCGAATGGCGCGCACGCGATGGCTCCGCGGTTACCGGCAGGGTGACCGCCAGAATCCCGAACGGTGCCGGAAACATCGCCGAACTCCATCTGGCCGCCACCCAGGTCGGCGAATCCCGCGGCCGGCTTGCCGGCATCGACGAGATTCTGCGCTTGAACACAGTAGGCGGGGTCGCCCCATCGGGCAGCTGCGATCCCATCAAGCAGCCCACGCACGCGGCACCGTACCAAGCGGACTACGTCTTCATCGATGCCACGGGCCCGCACAGCGACCCGTGATTCCCGAGCGGTACGAGTAATCTGGGCTACGGCTGCGTGAGTACGCCGGCGAACACGTCGGCGTCGACATTTCCGCCTGAAAGGACGACGCCCACGCGACGTCCTTTCAGGTTCGCGCGCTGTTGCAGTGCACCTGCGAGCGCGGCGGCGCCTGCGCCCTCCGCGACATTGTGGGTCGCCGTGAAGTAAAGGCGCATCGACGCGGCAATCTCGGAATCGGTCACCGTGATCACGTCGTCGACGTGCTTCAGCACGATCTCGAGCGAATCGGCGTCGGGGATTCGGCAGGCCATGCCGTCGGCCAGCTGCGTCGAGACGGGGGCCTCGATGCTTTTGCGCGCGGCAAACGAGAGCGCGTACGCAGGGGCGTGTGCGGAGGTGACGCCCACGATTTTCGTCCGAACGCCGCGCGCTTGCCGGGCTGCCACGGCGGCGCAGATGCCCGAGCCCTGCCCGATGGGCACGTAGACCACGTCCAGATTCGGCAAGGCGTCGAAGAACTCGAGCCAGTACGAGGCCACGCCCCGCACCAAGTCCGTGTGA encodes:
- a CDS encoding threonine dehydratase; its protein translation is MSMLPDVTSLRDASEIVYQTMKPTPQYRWPLLGEAVGAEVWVKHENHTPVGAFKMRGGLVYFRELSARHPKGVHVVSATRGNHGQSIGVAAGRHGIKATIFVPHGNSREKNAAMRALGVQLVEHGEDFQAAREEAARYAAREGSHFMPSFHTDLVRGVASYWLEFFDALPNLDVVYVPIGQGSGICAAVAARQARGVRTKIVGVTSAHAPAYALSFAARKSIEAPVSTQLADGMACRIPDADSLEIVLKHVDDVITVTDSEIAASMRLYFTATHNVAEGAGAAALAGALQQRANLKGRRVGVVLSGGNVDADVFAGVLTQP